In the genome of Pseudochaenichthys georgianus unplaced genomic scaffold, fPseGeo1.2 scaffold_657_arrow_ctg1, whole genome shotgun sequence, the window TTTCCATTGGGCATTTTTAGCATGATTgagctcttattttgaaaaacaagtacATCGGACAATGTAAAAATGAAAAAGCATTTTGAGGTTGATTgagctcttattttgaaaaacgaGAAATTTGAAGGATGATGcagctcttattttgaaaaaaagcacatttgaaaaagtaaaaaatgCATTTTAAGGTCGATTGAGCtcttattttgagaaaaagcaCATCTGACAAAGTGAAAAGAGAATTTTAAAGGATGATTgagctcttattttgaaaataagTACCATGGCGATCTTGGTTTCCACCACAAAGCTACTTTATTTTAGCCAAGGTGTTTCCATTGGGCATTTTTAGCATGATTgagctcttattttgaaaaacaagtacATCGGACAATGCCAAAAAAAAGCATTTTGAGGTTGATTgagctcttattttgaaaaacgaGAATTTTGAAGGATGATTcagctcttattttgaaaacaaAGTACCATAGCGATCTTGAACCCGGCGCCTCGAGGCCCCAGCATGTTTCCCAGAGGGATCCTGCAGTCCTCCATGATGATGTTGGCCGTGGACGACGCCTTGATGCCCAGTTTGTCCTCCTTCTTCCCCAGAGAGAGGCCGGGGTGAGGCATGGGGATCAGGAAGGCACTGATACCCTGAACGcacggagcaaaacacacctcagAGGAAGTAACAAAGCACCCAAATATGTGAAACCGGTTTCTAAAGATCACAATGCTTCCTTTATCTCTCCGTGTAGGATTGCCTTGTGTTTGAGCTTCTTGTCGGTGGTGGCGAACACGATGGTGGCCGAGGCGTCCCAGCTGTTGGTGATCCAGGCTTTGGTCCCGTTCAGAACCCAGTCCTCTCCGTCCTGAAGGGCCACGGTGGAGGCCGCGCCCGCATCGCTGCCGTTACCTGGAGGGGGGATCaatatgcattttctagtttctTAACTTGATTGTAAAGCCTTGACCCACCCCCGTGAataaaaggtgctatataactaacagtgttgttgttgttgttgttgttgttagtatcATCATCATGAATGGCCCGTTTACCTGGCTCACTGAGTCCGAAGCAGCCCACCTTCTCTCCGGTGGTGAACGGCGTGATCCACTGATGCTTCTGCTCCTCTGTGCCGTTCTTTAATATCGGCCCGATGTACAGAGACTAGGAAACACACGGAAATATTATTGTTTATTAGTTAAtcctaaagtgctgattctgggtccgtagcttttaaaaaataaaaacgtgaTTAAACTCCGTAtcctgttccaaaccacatcaaggatctgaaacagtctggagctcaaaggctttctctcttgccggttatacctcaaggtgagttcctttctacttcctgcttcttcacacacatgctctccagtacaggttagctctgagtgttagcgatgctaatgtaaacaccgaccatattacgtcctaaacagtcgggcattgtttctgatagcaacgttctgattggcccgtgggtccacatttcagatgttacgtcatatcggacgcacatcccgtttttagagatttgggtacggaggagaagagagagggtacaccggggacacatatctaTGTATAaataaagtgcattttgcaggaTAGGAGACCGttaacagctgatataaaaacaCACTCACGTTATTGACGGACACCACGACCCCCGTGCTGGCGCAGCCTCGGCTGATCTCCTCCATGGCCAGACTGTAGGCCAGGTAGTCCATCCCCGCCCCCCCCAGCTCCTCCGGCACCTCGATGGCCATCACACCCAGCGCCCCCAAATCCTGGATCTGCAGCACAGGAAGAACATGTTTCATACCTTAAACATGAGATAACCCCCTTACCATATACATTACTCACAGTCAGGGACGGGCACAGGGACGGGCTagtgttgcccgggcaacggccctTTTGAACCtgttggctgacctgcccctctggagagagcggaggtctttttttctgttgtggccgaataaacatgataagcccacaattagtattgtcgAGTCTCGCTGCGATAAAACACGCCTTGTCAGCGCTGCCATCTGCccccagtcacgtgactttgtttacaatctgacagctggaAGCAAAGGGAAGCCCTCCGAGTCCGGCCTCATGTTGCTATGGTGATCACGTGCCTGCCTGCCTTTGGTGGCCAATCCTCGGGTCGatctgtccccggaaatgttcccgtttttaaatatgctttTATTGATTCTGAGTTTTCTCCTGGCAGCTCGAGTACAGGGGACAAACCGGGGACTTTACCTCCTCTGGACACCGTCGGCTATTTACAACAAAGCACCTAAATATACTTGTTATTGtgtttctgtctttctgtgtctttccaTCCGCTCCGTaaactccctctctctcttctcttgatcgcccccTCTCAGAGAGCCCTTCACtgccccgcttcattgtaggatttctgccatgtctctactttagtttcaccatctctgttactaagttatggaatactaaacacataagtaattagataccttaccgttactgcgctcataaagaatgataagaataagaataatgcgtattgaacaggtttaatcaattagtgattttatttaaggcacagcagttacaatggtcaaactataTTAAAACagatagttactaacattagatatgttaatgagatatggaccgcaaacaATTTTTTTcccctggttttcattttttttataaaaagttCTTACGTTttcaggggggtccgggggggggctttttctagtttagagcaatagccctccaaatgtctgtgcacgtccctgctcaCAGTCATTATTTACATGTTCAGAAACCAGAAGATCTTACATCTCAAAAGAAGTCTCAGGAAATATTAAGTCTGGCACAACCATTTTCTTATAAAGTCCTATCTTATCTTGTGTAGTTTCCCCACGGCTGCAGACGCACATTTAtcacgtccgctggcgcatcataaatacTTTgatgcagtcggattctcaaaGCAGTCTCttttcctaaatccttttgaatagCGCAATTAAATAGAAATAgtttcacacagaggtcaaggaatagtggATAGGAAAAGACGAttgagctgatttttggacaaTTCGACCGCAACCTAAGCGGTAGTAGCGCGAGAGTTCAATTGTACCTGTTTTTTAGGGAAAGTATGCTCTTTGTCCAGCTTCCCGGCGATGGGGGTCAGCTCTCGGTCGGCGAAGTCTCTGCAGGTCTGTCGGATCAGCTGGTGAGTCTCCGACAGCTCAGCCAGAGCCGAGAAACTCCGACAGGAGAGACACAGACCGAGCGCTGAGGGAGAGAAAGTCATTAGTTGAATATCTCAACCAGGGATTAACGATGTGGAGAATAAACGATTGCAGAGATTACTGTGATTACAATTACAATCGGATTCAAGACCGAGCGCTGAGGATGGGACAGAAAGAGATTCATGAAGAAAATGCATCACAAAAAACAATACTAAATTATTTGTTTACTGTTTACCTATTTATTAAAGCATGCTTTTGTTTCTGATGCACTTCCCCTTTACTGTTGTAACAGCATTGTTTATAATAGTAATTTAATTTAGTAAATCATCTGAATACTTCCATATGATTCACATATCATTTCACATGCCTTTATTCCCCTTATTCTGCATAGACTTCCTTTTGTCTTTGAACGCACCACTGCTAGCTTTCCATGAAGTAGGTGAAAGGTTATCCTCATCCTCAGTCACCTTCACATCTCTCTGACAGTTATAGAAACACGAAACTATCAAGAATATCTGTCA includes:
- the acads gene encoding short-chain specific acyl-CoA dehydrogenase, mitochondrial, whose translation is MTFSPSALGLCLSCRSFSALAELSETHQLIRQTCRDFADRELTPIAGKLDKEHTFPKKQIQDLGALGVMAIEVPEELGGAGMDYLAYSLAMEEISRGCASTGVVVSVNNSLYIGPILKNGTEEQKHQWITPFTTGEKVGCFGLSEPGNGSDAGAASTVALQDGEDWVLNGTKAWITNSWDASATIVFATTDKKLKHKGISAFLIPMPHPGLSLGKKEDKLGIKASSTANIIMEDCRIPLGNMLGPRGAGFKIAMQTLDSGRIGIASQALGIAQASLDCAADYALKRVAFGAPIGKLQAIQFKLADMGVAVESARLLTWKAALLRDSKRPFTKEAAMAKLAASEAATFCAHQAIQVLGGMGYVTDMPAERHYRDARITEIYEGTSEIQRLVIAGQILKEYQ